A window from Deltaproteobacteria bacterium encodes these proteins:
- a CDS encoding indolepyruvate oxidoreductase subunit beta translates to MENGKLSKDPYNLIITGVGGQGNVLASRILGNMMVRQGCHVTIGETFGATQRGGSVMSNLRISEISAWSPQIPKGQADMIVALEPTEAIRLLGKYGHPEIKVLTNTRAIHSVGVIAGELKYPSLNEIKEPLQELTGEVWLVDATEEAMKLGNPILSNTIMLGALAGTGVIPMQRDHFKEVMSETMGQDRLEINLKAYDLGAELIKH, encoded by the coding sequence AACGGAAAGTTATCAAAGGACCCTTATAATCTCATTATTACCGGCGTCGGAGGGCAGGGTAACGTCCTGGCCTCAAGGATTTTAGGTAACATGATGGTGCGACAGGGCTGCCACGTCACCATTGGTGAAACCTTTGGCGCGACCCAGCGCGGCGGCTCCGTTATGAGCAACCTTAGAATCTCGGAAATAAGCGCCTGGAGCCCTCAAATACCTAAAGGCCAAGCAGATATGATCGTGGCCCTGGAGCCGACCGAGGCCATCAGGCTCCTTGGTAAATACGGCCATCCAGAGATCAAGGTCCTGACCAATACCCGGGCCATCCATTCGGTGGGCGTCATTGCCGGTGAATTAAAATACCCGTCACTTAACGAGATAAAGGAACCGCTGCAAGAGCTTACCGGTGAGGTCTGGCTTGTGGACGCCACGGAAGAGGCCATGAAACTGGGCAACCCCATTTTGAGCAATACCATTATGCTTGGCGCCCTGGCCGGAACCGGTGTCATTCCCATGCAAAGAGATCATTTTAAAGAAGTGATGTCCGAAACCATGGGCCAAGACAGATTGGAGATAAATCTTAAAGCCTACGACCTAGGCGCAGAGCTAATAAAGCATTAG